A genomic window from Triticum urartu cultivar G1812 chromosome 7, Tu2.1, whole genome shotgun sequence includes:
- the LOC125520913 gene encoding uncharacterized protein LOC125520913 translates to MKKASRFLKQLFSAIVAAVRERSAATRARTSAARTRFVFFGILRNKQLLRNAINSKIHAIVGGGSGSGQHLVAASGGGRTVAVLEKLPSFVADQGRRAAVLLNSLPSFAMGRDGGSDSPLVGGGEEQKEEGDEGVAKQLQLASAPVGGSVIDLARGAAERGGAEFRLEDEIDHVADVFIRRFHDQMKLQKLESFKRFCEMLERN, encoded by the coding sequence ATGAAGAAAGCGTCCAGGTTCCTGAAGCAGCTGTTCTCGGCCATCGTGGCGGCGGTGAGGGAGAGGTCCGCGGCGACGCGCGCCAGGACGAGCGCCGCGCGGACGCGGTTCGTCTTCTTCGGCATCCTCCGCAACAAGCAGCTCCTGAGGAACGCCATCAACAGCAAGATCCACGCGATCGTGGGGGGCGGCAGCGGCAGTGGCCAGCACCTTGttgcggcgagcggcggcggcaggacggTCGCCGTGCTGGAGAAGCTGCCGAGCTTCGTCGCGGATCAGGGGAGGAGGGCCGCCGTGCTGCTCAACAGCCTGCCGAGCTTCGCCATGGGCCGGGACGGCGGCAGCGACTCGCCGCTggtcggcggcggcgaggagcaGAAAGAGGAGGGCGACGAGGGCGTGGCGAAGCAGCTGCAGCTGGCGAGCGCGCCGGTGGGCGGGTCGGTGATCGATCTGGCCCGCGGCGcggcggagcggggcggcgcggagTTCAGGCTGGAGGACGAGATAGACCACGTCGCCGACGTGTTCATCAGGAGGTTCCACGACCAGATGAAGCTGCAGAAGCTCGAGTCGTTCAAGAGGTTCTGCGAGATGCTCGAGAGAAACTAA